Proteins co-encoded in one Flavivirga eckloniae genomic window:
- a CDS encoding JAB domain-containing protein, whose product MKKEMIKNNVTKIHEVGIVYKRKLFDEMITIKSSRDIDTFLRKTIDLEIVDLKEVFWVILLNNSHKILGLSEIGVGDAKGVIVNTIEIFQLAIKTNATSIVICHNHPSGKLVASRQDKSITQKIKQAAELFSIKLLDHIIITSEHYYSFSDDMIL is encoded by the coding sequence ATGAAAAAAGAAATGATTAAAAATAATGTAACAAAGATTCACGAGGTCGGTATCGTATATAAACGTAAGCTATTTGATGAAATGATTACCATCAAATCTTCACGAGATATTGATACTTTTCTAAGAAAAACAATTGATTTAGAGATTGTCGACTTAAAAGAGGTCTTTTGGGTTATCTTATTAAATAACTCACATAAGATTTTGGGGTTATCAGAAATTGGTGTGGGAGACGCAAAGGGAGTTATAGTAAACACTATTGAGATATTCCAATTAGCTATAAAGACAAACGCAACATCTATTGTTATCTGCCATAATCACCCAAGTGGAAAACTTGTTGCATCTAGGCAAGATAAAAGTATTACTCAAAAAATTAAACAAGCTGCTGAATTATTTTCTATAAAACTTTTAGACCACATTATTATTACGAGTGAACATTATTACTCGTTTTCTGATGATATGATTCTCTAA
- a CDS encoding TraM recognition domain-containing protein — MDSNKILLINVNKGELGSEVSHMISSLLLTSIMNAGFSRSTIPESQRTIFHIYLDEFQNYTNKSIINLLSEIRKYAITVTMATQYITALDSDIRNAVLGNVGNIIVFRVSHSCAKYFEKEMYPIFKADDFVSLANHDIYLRMVIDNKVCKPFSATTIKYFDYF, encoded by the coding sequence ATGGATTCAAACAAGATTCTGCTCATTAATGTAAACAAGGGGGAATTAGGAAGTGAAGTATCACACATGATTTCTTCACTCCTCCTCACCTCAATAATGAATGCAGGGTTTAGTCGCTCTACAATTCCAGAATCACAACGAACCATTTTTCATATCTATCTTGATGAATTTCAAAATTACACGAACAAGTCGATAATTAATCTTCTTTCGGAGATTCGGAAATATGCAATTACGGTTACAATGGCTACACAATATATAACTGCTTTAGATTCTGATATTAGAAATGCCGTACTCGGTAACGTAGGTAATATTATTGTATTTAGGGTATCTCATTCGTGTGCTAAATATTTTGAAAAAGAAATGTACCCAATCTTTAAAGCTGATGATTTTGTGTCACTAGCAAATCATGATATTTATTTGCGTATGGTTATTGATAATAAGGTATGTAAACCATTTTCTGCAACGACAATAAAATACTTTGACTATTTCTAA
- a CDS encoding helicase HerA domain-containing protein: protein MLRFPKKDISYFAKTNFRSDGKLFGLQKDALKFHTAIYGKTGTGKSNVIKNLCYQDAIHKRGFCVFDIHNDLIPNILQYLPPYRLKDVIYLDIPNNNLQYRYNPFKRVSYNKRSLVASGILESFKTIYRASWGNRLEYVLRFTILSLLDQPNSTFADIPKLLNDKEFRNRCMHNIVSDDVKSFWTHEYP, encoded by the coding sequence ATGCTTCGCTTCCCGAAAAAAGATATTTCATATTTCGCAAAAACAAATTTTAGAAGTGACGGAAAACTCTTTGGTTTACAAAAAGATGCGTTAAAATTCCATACAGCAATTTATGGCAAGACTGGTACAGGAAAATCTAACGTAATTAAAAATCTCTGCTATCAAGATGCTATCCATAAAAGAGGCTTTTGTGTTTTTGATATTCACAATGACCTCATTCCAAATATACTCCAATACTTACCGCCATATCGTCTTAAGGATGTTATTTATCTCGATATACCGAATAACAATTTACAGTATCGATATAACCCCTTTAAACGAGTTTCGTATAACAAGCGAAGTTTAGTTGCAAGTGGAATATTGGAATCGTTTAAAACTATTTATAGAGCCTCCTGGGGGAATCGACTTGAATATGTATTGCGATTTACTATCCTTAGCCTTTTAGACCAACCAAATAGTACTTTTGCTGATATACCTAAACTCTTAAATGACAAAGAATTTAGAAACCGTTGTATGCATAATATTGTAAGTGATGATGTGAAATCTTTCTGGACGCATGAATATCCCTAA
- a CDS encoding DNA adenine methylase: protein MKSPIILYGGKTSLLNKILPLIPETKGYCEPFFGGGSVYYALADRHYETEVINDVNDSLINFYSVLKNDFQKLKNLVDATLYSRGTYKRAELILKNPVDYSNVQRAWAHWLVIAQSFSGSMSSWSYDVKARKVKTFHNKKTRFIQDISKRMENTLIENRDALEIIKKFDSHEDMFFFIDPPYVGADQGCYKGYTEEDYIKLLDVLNTIKSKFMLTTYDSDLLTEYAKRNNWKQIKIEKPITASCSRGEKRKTKIEVISIDC, encoded by the coding sequence ATGAAATCTCCAATCATATTATATGGGGGTAAAACCTCTTTATTAAATAAAATATTACCACTTATTCCAGAAACTAAAGGTTATTGTGAGCCATTTTTCGGTGGCGGTTCCGTTTACTACGCTTTAGCTGATAGACATTATGAAACAGAAGTTATTAACGATGTAAACGATTCACTTATTAACTTCTATTCGGTTCTAAAAAATGATTTTCAAAAATTAAAAAATCTTGTGGATGCAACTCTCTATAGTAGAGGAACCTATAAACGAGCGGAGTTAATACTGAAAAATCCCGTTGATTATTCCAACGTGCAAAGAGCATGGGCGCATTGGCTTGTTATAGCACAATCGTTCTCTGGCTCAATGTCTTCATGGTCGTATGATGTAAAAGCACGAAAAGTCAAGACATTCCACAACAAGAAAACTCGCTTTATTCAAGACATTTCAAAACGAATGGAGAATACTCTTATTGAAAATAGGGATGCACTTGAAATTATTAAGAAATTTGATTCACACGAAGATATGTTTTTCTTCATAGACCCGCCATACGTTGGTGCTGACCAAGGATGCTACAAAGGGTATACCGAAGAAGATTATATCAAACTTCTAGATGTTTTAAATACAATAAAAAGTAAATTCATGCTTACTACATACGATTCCGATTTATTAACAGAATATGCAAAAAGGAATAATTGGAAACAGATTAAAATAGAAAAGCCAATTACTGCTAGTTGTTCTAGAGGTGAAAAAAGAAAGACTAAAATTGAGGTTATCAGTATTGATTGTTAA
- a CDS encoding M48 family metalloprotease produces MKIYLKPLWYAVFFLCTQYLVAQKEEIWKETTVLEFKEPYETITINYDDEEFVFNVTGKTKFLLGKKEKISKDRISIGSTVDVAIVIESRKRVLTKILLNKDEYGDIKKFEGVIESYKGDTAIIDGRRVALTDKTTIKCNGGSDCACSKGRSFLGFDELQLGSFLTVYVERNDNGVYMASKIEVCKNTYGKVDQEFMLSLSKDFDATNLNQFKSIPNNVFKAANGLHNGTIKLGNLEFKLLDDIRVQGYINMIGNNVLPAYAKEESFAEKHGVIFRFYVIENGVPNAFAMPNGMIFINTGLLKLMENEAQIAAVLGHEIAHVTYEHGIKKYKTTRFTNSNIGKKTSKWLKQTVKKKMNVGEGTLAGKALNTALEYTTPDTVMSLFNKKNETQSDRAGMFYMSEAGYDPREAANFWKIMMENTGNQKFMNNIFNSTLSMVNNLETDLEKTDYGALGEDGIDKLVKGLLETIYTSHPLAVKRLGDINHLLSTTYKDTDFTQLDVGKESFDKHMKKLNE; encoded by the coding sequence ATGAAGATTTATTTAAAACCCTTATGGTATGCCGTGTTTTTTTTATGTACACAATACCTCGTTGCTCAAAAAGAAGAAATCTGGAAAGAAACGACAGTTCTAGAATTTAAAGAACCTTATGAAACCATTACCATTAATTACGACGATGAAGAATTTGTCTTTAATGTTACAGGAAAAACCAAATTTTTGCTAGGAAAAAAAGAAAAAATTTCCAAAGACAGAATTTCGATAGGAAGTACCGTAGATGTTGCTATAGTTATAGAAAGCAGAAAAAGAGTGTTAACTAAGATATTACTTAATAAAGATGAATATGGAGATATAAAAAAGTTTGAAGGCGTTATAGAATCTTATAAAGGTGATACAGCTATTATAGATGGGAGAAGAGTAGCATTAACTGATAAAACTACTATTAAATGCAACGGAGGATCTGATTGTGCCTGTAGCAAAGGAAGAAGTTTTTTAGGTTTTGACGAGCTACAGTTAGGAAGTTTTTTAACCGTTTATGTAGAGCGAAATGATAATGGTGTTTATATGGCATCTAAAATAGAGGTTTGTAAAAATACTTATGGTAAAGTAGATCAGGAATTTATGCTAAGCTTATCCAAGGATTTTGATGCCACAAACCTGAATCAATTTAAAAGTATACCAAATAATGTGTTTAAAGCGGCTAACGGATTGCATAATGGCACTATAAAATTAGGGAATTTAGAGTTTAAATTATTAGATGATATCCGGGTTCAAGGTTATATTAATATGATAGGGAATAATGTATTACCTGCTTATGCTAAAGAAGAAAGTTTTGCCGAAAAACATGGAGTTATTTTTAGGTTTTATGTTATTGAAAATGGTGTGCCTAATGCTTTTGCAATGCCAAACGGGATGATATTTATAAATACAGGTTTGTTAAAACTTATGGAAAATGAAGCCCAAATAGCGGCAGTATTAGGACATGAAATAGCTCATGTTACTTACGAACACGGCATAAAAAAGTATAAAACCACCAGGTTTACCAATAGTAATATTGGTAAAAAGACTTCTAAATGGTTAAAACAAACTGTAAAAAAGAAAATGAATGTTGGGGAAGGTACCCTGGCAGGAAAGGCTTTAAATACAGCTTTAGAGTATACTACACCAGACACGGTTATGAGCTTATTTAATAAAAAAAATGAAACACAATCGGATCGAGCAGGTATGTTTTATATGTCTGAAGCAGGTTATGACCCAAGAGAAGCTGCGAATTTTTGGAAAATTATGATGGAAAATACTGGTAACCAAAAGTTTATGAATAATATTTTTAATTCTACATTAAGTATGGTAAATAATCTTGAAACAGATTTGGAGAAGACAGATTATGGTGCTTTAGGAGAGGATGGTATTGATAAATTAGTAAAGGGGCTTTTAGAAACGATATACACATCACACCCGCTTGCTGTGAAAAGGCTTGGAGATATTAACCATTTATTAAGTACAACATATAAAGATACAGATTTTACTCAGCTAGACGTTGGTAAAGAGTCTTTTGATAAGCATATGAAGAAACTAAATGAATAG
- a CDS encoding helix-turn-helix domain-containing protein has protein sequence MNKFFKKIIDETPRDVQIFVDKYEEITMRIHQLLKLKGLTQKDLAELLGKRPSEISKWLNDGHNLTLKTISKIEAVLDENIINIPQKQSFNLFEEDPILQGNKSFTVFRNIQNKEEEIAFKEFSSRPLLAKIA, from the coding sequence ATGAACAAGTTTTTCAAGAAAATCATTGACGAAACTCCAAGAGATGTACAAATTTTTGTAGATAAGTATGAAGAAATTACCATGCGAATCCATCAATTACTAAAGTTAAAAGGGCTAACTCAAAAAGATTTAGCTGAACTTTTAGGAAAGAGACCATCGGAAATAAGTAAATGGTTAAACGATGGTCATAACTTAACATTAAAAACAATATCAAAAATAGAGGCTGTTTTAGATGAGAATATCATAAATATTCCTCAAAAACAGTCTTTTAATTTATTTGAAGAAGATCCTATTCTTCAAGGGAATAAAAGTTTTACTGTATTTAGAAATATTCAAAATAAAGAAGAAGAAATAGCATTTAAAGAGTTTTCTTCTAGACCACTACTTGCAAAAATAGCATAA
- a CDS encoding type IV secretory system conjugative DNA transfer family protein gives MSLTASEQATLYFYEWEYWNRGYNHFDTPIDIEPPYLPFQHRTYTNPVIDDGRVPALFTSIKKLIVPQQKEEKQENESLSLEPNFLQFNEQPTLVGFSISFHQGQEIIPLRNIEFLNMLSFTAHLVSFEIVGTEDNITIQIVCSDVDGKRIQSHLKAYFPNIIIRDCDAEDFGFNLDKNIAIADFGVHDEFMRSIHTSESFSIDPLTSIIATLDSLEQGDITVFQVLFKGITSPLAKDITNAVSDGGGGSFFSDAPEMPKCAEDKISAPLFSVVMRIGVQGVNDNRSHYLATELSRSITSISQSKYNKLIPLSNEGYAYDFHEYNLRNRLSNRLGFILNSKELNTFVHYPNRTVVSDKLGLDNIKTKQQSKASQNGIHIGTNVHLEQEFPVHLDTESRLSHTHIIGATGVGKSTLIANMMLADIEQKRGCAIFDPHGDICDDILQRIPEHRKDDVVIIDPSDSEYPIGFNLLEAHTEPEKIVLSSDLVSAFKRHATAWGDNMTAVLQNAVNTVLESSKGGTIIELKRFLIEESFRDEYLTSVDDPSLHYYWQNEYPMVRKGIAPLLTRIDTFLRPKLVRYMLAQKQGVDISQCLAESKIVLLKLSQGLIGEHNSYLLGSLFLAKFNQAALSRQGQNKDERTPYILYLDEFQNFITPSIEKILSGTRKYGLGLTIAHQELGQIQDLSLLNSVISNPKIRICFRLGDSDAKRLESGFSYFEQTDLQSLERGETIMRIGSSSNDFNLLTNPLQKTNTDYSQTIITSVRKEYGTPKKQVEDLLVSMLPSLKTTSYKKKPPIKEKLIIPNETINEVPEQKPKSLPSAIPDDVKDKLFKEENESLEIRTHTYLQSMIKKLGQDRNYIATTEYPTKDGGRIDIVLEKDGLKIGFEISETNKPAYEVKNIKKCLKAGCIPVVMVSKNKKHLNVIEKLATKELSTKDKTLVQFIQPDMIPKILDAFVIQPQKQEEIVKGFRIVTEFENEESTQIKNIKSRLTKLFKKKK, from the coding sequence ATGAGCCTTACCGCAAGTGAACAAGCAACACTCTATTTCTATGAATGGGAGTATTGGAATCGTGGTTATAACCATTTCGATACTCCCATTGATATAGAACCTCCATATCTTCCCTTTCAGCACAGAACATACACTAATCCAGTTATTGATGATGGGCGTGTACCAGCTCTTTTTACGAGTATTAAAAAACTAATTGTTCCGCAACAAAAAGAAGAAAAGCAAGAAAACGAAAGCCTTAGCCTTGAACCAAACTTTTTACAATTTAATGAGCAACCTACATTAGTAGGTTTTTCAATTTCCTTTCATCAAGGACAAGAAATTATCCCACTGAGAAATATTGAGTTCCTTAATATGTTGTCTTTTACGGCACATCTCGTTTCATTTGAAATCGTTGGTACTGAGGATAACATAACTATACAAATAGTCTGTAGTGATGTTGATGGTAAACGTATACAATCACATCTCAAGGCATATTTTCCTAATATCATAATACGAGATTGTGATGCTGAAGATTTTGGCTTTAACCTTGATAAAAATATAGCCATAGCAGATTTTGGTGTTCATGATGAATTCATGCGTTCCATTCATACAAGCGAATCGTTTTCAATTGACCCACTTACCTCAATTATTGCAACATTAGATTCATTAGAACAAGGAGACATTACGGTATTTCAAGTTCTATTCAAGGGTATTACTTCTCCATTAGCCAAAGATATTACGAATGCAGTGAGTGATGGTGGTGGAGGTTCGTTTTTTTCTGATGCTCCAGAAATGCCGAAATGTGCAGAGGACAAAATATCTGCTCCGTTGTTTTCAGTAGTTATGCGAATTGGAGTGCAAGGAGTTAATGATAATCGAAGCCATTATTTGGCAACAGAACTATCTCGTAGTATCACCAGTATCTCACAATCTAAATACAATAAACTGATTCCTTTATCGAATGAGGGGTATGCTTATGATTTCCATGAATACAATCTTCGTAACAGGTTAAGCAATCGCTTAGGGTTTATTCTGAATAGTAAAGAGTTGAACACCTTTGTTCACTATCCGAATAGAACAGTTGTGAGTGATAAGCTTGGATTGGATAACATAAAGACCAAACAACAATCTAAAGCATCACAGAATGGAATCCATATTGGAACGAATGTTCATCTAGAACAAGAGTTCCCCGTGCATTTAGACACCGAATCAAGATTATCACATACTCATATTATTGGAGCAACAGGAGTTGGTAAATCGACTCTAATAGCAAATATGATGTTAGCCGACATTGAACAAAAACGTGGCTGTGCTATTTTTGATCCTCATGGTGATATTTGTGATGATATATTACAACGAATTCCGGAACATCGAAAAGATGATGTTGTAATTATTGACCCATCAGATAGCGAATACCCTATTGGTTTTAATCTCTTAGAAGCTCATACCGAACCAGAAAAGATTGTTTTAAGCTCTGATTTGGTTTCAGCATTTAAACGTCATGCAACTGCTTGGGGTGATAATATGACGGCTGTTTTACAAAATGCAGTGAATACTGTATTAGAAAGCTCTAAAGGAGGAACTATCATTGAACTTAAACGATTCCTAATCGAAGAATCATTTAGAGATGAATATCTCACATCAGTTGATGACCCATCACTACACTATTATTGGCAAAATGAATATCCAATGGTACGTAAAGGTATCGCTCCCCTATTAACTCGTATAGACACCTTTTTACGACCGAAACTCGTGAGGTATATGTTAGCTCAAAAGCAAGGAGTTGATATTTCACAGTGTTTGGCAGAGAGCAAGATTGTATTACTCAAACTATCGCAAGGGCTTATTGGCGAACACAATAGCTATTTACTTGGCTCTCTATTCTTGGCAAAGTTCAACCAAGCCGCATTATCACGCCAAGGACAAAATAAAGACGAACGTACACCGTACATACTGTATTTGGATGAGTTTCAGAACTTCATTACTCCAAGTATTGAAAAGATTTTAAGCGGTACGAGAAAATATGGTTTAGGATTAACTATCGCTCATCAGGAGCTTGGACAAATTCAAGATTTGTCATTATTAAACTCGGTAATCTCTAACCCTAAAATACGCATTTGTTTTAGATTGGGAGATAGTGATGCAAAACGATTGGAATCTGGTTTTTCATATTTTGAACAAACAGATTTACAGAGTTTGGAACGAGGAGAGACCATTATGCGTATCGGTTCTAGTAGTAATGATTTTAATCTTTTGACTAATCCACTACAAAAAACAAATACTGATTACTCCCAAACTATTATTACATCTGTTCGCAAAGAATATGGGACACCAAAAAAGCAAGTAGAAGACTTGTTGGTTTCAATGCTCCCCTCTTTAAAAACAACTTCTTATAAAAAGAAACCCCCGATTAAAGAGAAATTAATAATACCAAATGAAACCATTAATGAGGTTCCCGAGCAAAAACCTAAAAGTTTACCAAGTGCTATTCCTGATGACGTTAAAGACAAACTCTTCAAGGAAGAAAATGAGTCTTTAGAAATACGAACACATACATATCTACAATCAATGATTAAAAAATTAGGACAAGATAGAAATTACATAGCTACAACAGAATATCCAACTAAAGATGGTGGACGCATAGATATCGTATTAGAAAAAGACGGTTTGAAAATTGGTTTTGAAATTTCAGAAACCAATAAACCTGCATACGAGGTTAAAAACATAAAAAAATGTTTGAAAGCAGGATGTATTCCTGTTGTTATGGTTTCAAAAAACAAAAAACATCTAAATGTTATCGAAAAATTGGCTACTAAGGAATTATCAACCAAAGACAAAACATTGGTTCAATTTATTCAGCCCGATATGATTCCAAAGATTTTAGATGCATTTGTTATTCAACCTCAAAAACAAGAAGAAATTGTAAAGGGATTTAGAATAGTAACAGAATTTGAAAATGAAGAAAGTACTCAAATTAAGAATATTAAATCACGTCTTACGAAGCTATTTAAAAAGAAAAAATAA
- a CDS encoding addiction module protein, whose product MKENKTFELPENQKIEIDRRLSRMEKGETKFYTWEQVEQKLKQAL is encoded by the coding sequence ATGAAAGAAAACAAAACTTTTGAATTGCCTGAAAATCAAAAAATAGAAATAGATAGACGATTATCCAGAATGGAAAAAGGTGAAACCAAATTTTACACTTGGGAACAAGTTGAACAAAAGCTCAAACAAGCTTTATGA
- a CDS encoding VWA domain-containing protein, with protein MKKFIALYLLCIMIFSFVKHIPEKEYYNITTLSSPKDIVNDSIVNKSSTIFLIDKSGSMNLKGKSGKPKWEEAKEAVLKATSSILKGDNENQQVAFLTFSGGCVEDPTKLQTLKFSSDYKIIQQQLNALGKPGGGTPLHEAVIAAKKRLQHYSANYGDGNASKLIVLSDGVATCGQIRPKDVYGTGTTITTISGTTSNTNSNTSNNQNKSYPNTNTTNSNNNTAGNSLNSFSQKTNSFVGNTIPVKYFTIGFDIKPGSPAERDLQYLAGQSGGKYLNTQNEFELTRAFTKFFKVYYPKPNSSLPNLTFEKEHLFLTAVEAIEEEVYRKAQQLFEDFCTENPKDYNALFNLALMYEANDFHLQAIEKFEQYLSLKPDAEDKDWVLEQIQLLQNDMLNFFDYTRKLLKTDLKYLELYFKKIQNGESLALAYEFMGFIQEKEFYYNDLPSKLGLESNRKQRICNTIQSDLNKCTKYIKKDPNSWDKNATPHLSLIFYNLETLIDTL; from the coding sequence ATGAAAAAGTTTATAGCACTATATCTTTTATGTATTATGATTTTTTCTTTTGTAAAGCATATTCCTGAAAAAGAATACTATAATATCACAACCTTATCTAGCCCAAAGGATATTGTTAATGATTCTATTGTAAACAAATCATCTACTATTTTTCTTATTGATAAGTCCGGTAGTATGAATTTAAAAGGGAAAAGTGGTAAACCCAAATGGGAAGAAGCAAAAGAAGCGGTATTAAAAGCAACATCTTCTATTTTAAAAGGAGATAACGAAAACCAACAAGTAGCTTTTCTAACCTTTTCGGGGGGTTGTGTAGAAGATCCAACGAAGCTACAAACCTTAAAGTTTAGCAGTGATTATAAAATAATACAGCAACAGCTAAATGCATTGGGTAAACCCGGAGGTGGCACCCCTTTGCATGAAGCTGTGATTGCTGCTAAAAAAAGATTACAACATTATAGTGCTAATTATGGAGATGGTAATGCATCTAAATTAATTGTTTTAAGTGATGGCGTTGCTACTTGTGGTCAAATAAGACCTAAAGATGTATATGGAACAGGAACAACAATAACTACCATTAGTGGAACTACCTCTAATACTAATAGTAATACTAGCAATAATCAGAATAAAAGTTATCCAAATACAAACACAACAAATAGTAACAATAATACTGCAGGTAACAGTTTAAATAGCTTTTCACAAAAAACAAATTCATTTGTAGGAAATACGATTCCTGTAAAATATTTTACAATAGGCTTCGATATAAAGCCAGGCTCGCCGGCAGAACGGGATTTACAATACCTTGCTGGGCAATCTGGAGGAAAGTATTTAAATACACAGAATGAGTTTGAATTGACTAGGGCTTTTACCAAATTTTTTAAAGTATATTACCCAAAGCCCAATAGTAGTCTTCCAAATTTAACTTTTGAAAAAGAGCACTTATTTTTAACGGCAGTAGAAGCAATTGAAGAAGAAGTATATAGAAAAGCTCAGCAATTGTTTGAAGATTTTTGTACAGAAAATCCAAAAGATTACAATGCACTATTTAATTTGGCATTAATGTATGAGGCTAACGATTTTCATTTACAAGCTATTGAAAAATTTGAACAGTATTTAAGTCTAAAACCAGATGCCGAAGATAAAGATTGGGTGTTGGAACAGATTCAGTTATTGCAAAATGATATGCTTAATTTTTTTGATTATACTAGAAAGCTTTTAAAAACAGATTTAAAATATTTGGAGCTATACTTTAAAAAAATCCAAAATGGCGAAAGTCTTGCTTTGGCATATGAGTTCATGGGGTTTATTCAAGAGAAAGAGTTTTATTATAATGATTTGCCCTCTAAATTAGGGTTAGAAAGTAATCGTAAACAGAGAATTTGCAATACCATACAATCAGACCTTAATAAATGTACTAAGTACATTAAAAAAGATCCTAATAGTTGGGATAAAAATGCAACGCCTCATCTTTCATTAATATTCTATAATCTGGAAACATTAATAGATACCTTATAA
- a CDS encoding recombinase family protein translates to MNVAIFVRVSTLDQKNNTDSVETHIERGKLYAKSKEWNVVKIYNLAGVSGKSTINHLQTKQMFDDIRSSKVEGIIISSLSRLARNTSELLEYSKFFEDHNASLISINESLDTSTSGGKFFYTLLSALSTYEREITYERQMASLNYRRKQGKFTGGMVSYGYKIVDSEVVINEEEAPVRRLIYDLFLEHQRMSTVANELNKRGYITRKNRPWSDTTIRRLLKNTDAKGIRKCNYQGQRSKDNPSGLKAQTEWQHLPCPALISEKKWDEVNAIIRDQEKGSKQRQPLNKRVHLFTGYIKCNKGHKMIIQSKSKRYTCKHCKFGIDKDDLEDVFLGRIKRFLISDEELSEYNTSNSHEIQMKHDEIEFVEIELSKLEQKLESLIDLNTQGQIPTKGFKKHYEPIFVRKESLEVTIKDLKKELELLEEAKISFDVIANKSIGFYNNWEHLDRGEKRYIVESITNEIIFDNKTIKFKLKQIAPLSSLELNPNGQQRSTILLLGVKRLK, encoded by the coding sequence ATGAATGTTGCGATTTTCGTTAGAGTTAGCACTCTGGACCAAAAAAATAACACTGATTCTGTAGAAACCCATATTGAGCGAGGTAAACTATATGCAAAATCCAAAGAATGGAATGTTGTCAAAATATATAATCTTGCAGGGGTCTCTGGTAAAAGCACTATCAATCATCTACAAACAAAACAGATGTTTGATGATATTAGGTCTAGCAAAGTCGAAGGTATTATTATTAGCTCTTTAAGTCGTTTAGCTCGAAATACTTCCGAGCTCCTTGAGTATAGTAAATTCTTCGAAGACCATAATGCTAGCCTAATTTCTATAAATGAATCACTTGACACTTCAACCAGTGGTGGAAAATTCTTTTATACATTATTGAGTGCCCTTTCAACCTATGAACGTGAAATTACCTATGAAAGACAAATGGCAAGTCTAAATTATAGAAGGAAGCAAGGCAAATTTACTGGTGGCATGGTGAGTTATGGGTATAAGATTGTTGATTCCGAAGTAGTTATTAATGAAGAAGAAGCCCCTGTTAGACGATTGATATATGATTTGTTTTTAGAACACCAACGCATGTCTACCGTTGCAAACGAATTAAATAAGAGAGGTTATATTACTAGAAAAAATAGGCCTTGGTCTGATACCACTATTAGAAGATTATTAAAGAATACAGATGCAAAAGGAATTAGAAAATGTAATTATCAAGGACAACGGTCAAAAGACAATCCATCTGGATTAAAAGCGCAAACCGAATGGCAACATCTTCCTTGCCCAGCCTTAATATCTGAAAAGAAATGGGATGAAGTAAATGCCATTATTCGAGACCAAGAAAAAGGGAGTAAACAAAGGCAACCTTTAAACAAAAGGGTACATCTATTTACAGGTTACATTAAATGCAATAAAGGGCATAAAATGATTATCCAATCTAAGAGCAAAAGATACACGTGTAAGCATTGCAAATTTGGTATTGATAAAGATGATTTAGAAGATGTCTTTTTAGGTCGAATAAAACGGTTTTTAATTTCGGATGAAGAACTTTCAGAATACAACACTTCAAATTCTCATGAGATACAAATGAAACACGATGAAATAGAATTTGTAGAAATTGAATTAAGTAAACTTGAACAAAAGTTAGAAAGTTTAATTGACTTAAATACTCAAGGTCAAATACCTACTAAAGGTTTCAAAAAACACTATGAACCAATTTTCGTTAGAAAAGAAAGTCTTGAAGTCACTATTAAAGACTTAAAAAAAGAATTGGAACTCTTAGAAGAAGCTAAAATATCCTTTGATGTAATCGCTAACAAATCCATCGGTTTTTATAATAATTGGGAGCATTTGGATAGAGGCGAAAAGCGTTATATCGTAGAGTCTATAACTAATGAAATCATATTTGACAATAAAACTATAAAATTCAAACTCAAACAAATCGCTCCGCTCTCTTCTTTAGAATTAAACCCAAATGGTCAACAACGTAGCACAATATTGTTGCTTGGGGTAAAACGGCTCAAATAA